The genome window CGTATCAGAAACTGGGCATCGCCAACACTTGCGACCTGGCCACTGATGGACCCAAAACACTAGGCAGTATCCTTCATCTGCCAACAGCTGTGCTGATGCCCATGATTTTCTCGCAAGCTCTTTCCAACTTTGCCAGGGCACTGTGAACAAAGCCTCGGAAGCCCTGGCATGGGAGGTGCCCGGGGCCCGGATCTCTGCTGCCCACAGGCGAGAGAGAGGCAGTGATGTTCTCCCTCACGGTGGAGAGGAGGCAAATGTGCAGCCTCCAcgtctcattttctctcctcagCCAGACTCCTCATGTAAGTCACTCACAAGGCCACCAGCAAAGTGTCTTAGTGTCACTCTGAGGTGAGGAGAGTGCTGAGATGCACCTGTCCTCACCGCATTTATTCTGTCTTCAGAACCCCAGAGTCACCCTCCATGGGAACATCTGGACATGTCTGTCACGGCACAGctgtcacccctcccctcccctcccctcccctaccacAGGCAGGCAGGCTCTCCAGTTCCGGCACTGTGTGTCTCAATGCAGCCTCAGAGTCACTCCCAACCCAGCGGACAGCCATGACTCGAGCTAGCAGGAGAGAGCAAAGCTGCTTGCCAGCCTCAGCAACAGCGTGCCCAGGCCAGCGGCGTGGCCCCTGTGCTCCAGGGGGAGCCTGCCTCTGCAGGGGGGTGCCAGGCTGTGAGCACGGAGTCCggcttttccctctctctgtagGCTTGGCTGACTTTTTTAGGCTGCAGCCTggacattcttttcaaatttccTGCTCAGGAGTCAGTGTCTGGGACATTAGCGGATATGTGGCCTGGGTTGACCTTAGACATGGGTTCCATTGGCTTTCAGCTGTGTTCACTTGTGTCCAAACATTAGCTTAGTAACTGGGAGTGACTGGCAAGTCATCACCTAGGGAAAGCAGGGTGAGGGCGCCCATGGAATACCTTGACTGCCCCAGAGTCTGAGCCTGCAGACCTTCCCTGGCCCCCATCACGGAGAGGGCAATGCTGGGGCACAATGAGAATGGCATCAGGCATCACAGATGAGGGCATGATCTGCAAGTTGCAAACCCTCTGATCTTCCATGGCTCTAGtgaaaaggaaaccagaaagtACCCAGAGGGACAGGGGCAGGATAAGGGCTATCCCCCCTTTGCCCAGCAGAGGGCGCAGCCAGCACCTTCTTCTCACCTGGGAGGAGACCAGGACCAAACGTGACTCCAGGGGACAGATGCCTCCAAACTGAATGGTGACTTTCCATGGGACTTATGGGTCCTTTTCTCTTAAAGCCATGAAGAGGAATAAGCCTCTCTTGGTTTGAGCTGACAGTTCTGATAAAGGAAGGTGCCCCACACTGGCCGCCAAccgcacgcacgtgcacacacacacacacatgcagcccAGCTCCATCTGAAAATATACAGAGGCTGTGCATGTGGCTGGGATAGAAGTACAATTACCCCAGTGCCACACTCCCCCGGGCACTGCCCCTAGAAACACACATGACAGTCTTCATCCAAGATTCTAAGGTGTAGCCCCTTCCCTGCCGCCCAGGGGCTGACACCCTGACACAGCACCACAGCTCCCAGGAACCTCATCTCACAAAAGCGGCGAGAGGGCATGACAGTGGTGGCTATCATAGACATACAGTCATCACAGACCTCCAAACAAATGGATTTACAGAAGCTTTCCAAACCCTAACCTGCTGTTAAGTAGATTTGCTCCTGTATAATATTTAAACTCAGGGACCAAAAGCACCTACATTAATGACACTGCATGCAGTCTGGTCAAAACACACAGAACTGGTTTATGCCATCAGCGAATCAGAGAGATGTACACAGATAAGCAGGGAAAGAAGCAGACTCAAGGCCATGCAAAGAATCTGCGAGAGTACCATTCAGAGCTCACTGTGACAGGAATGCTCTCTCTGCGATGCCAGGCAGGTGGGCCGGACCACAGCCCGGACGGGAAATCTGCTTACTGACCTTGGCAGATTTTATAACTGTCCTTGGGATACCTGTCACCTGTCAGAGCGAACCCAGCTGATCTGGGGTTGGGAGAATGTGCTTCTTAACTTTCCCCAGAGGCAGCTGGACTCATTAAATAAGAGCACCTTTCTCCTTTTCATAACAAAAGCCGCCCTGGCAAGTAAAGCCAAGATGTGTCTGCGCTCTTTCTATAACTTCAAGGTTCCCTGGAGCTGAATGACAGCCCGGTGGTAGCAGCGGTAACAAGAACAAACTTCGCTCTCATCAGTCACTGGAACTGCAACGGTGATTTGAAAAGCTCTCCCATTCTTTGCCTcgtccccttaaaaaaaaaacaactgtgaaAACGCTTATGAATACAAAATCCTGGCTCTGAAAAGAGCAAAAGGGCCTTTCCCAGGTCCAGGCAGGCAAGCGCTTCTCTAGTCTGCTAGAACACTCAGAGcattttggtggtttcttaaaTGCCTGCAGGGAAGGTTTTATTGTCTTTACAGCATGCCTCTCTTCTGCAACagtgtgtgtatttgtgcatgtgtatatgtgtatgcatgtgtattttgcatgtgtgtacatgtgtgtgcatgtacatgtatgtgtgcatgcatgtttgtgtgtgtgcatgtgtgcatttgtgcgtgtgtacatgtgtatacgTGCATGTGTATTTGTGCATGTGGTgcgtatttgtgtgtgtgcacctgcatgcacatttgtgcatgtgtatatgtgtgtatgtatttgtgcacatgtatgtgtgcatgtgtgtatttgtgcatgtatgtgcatgtatttgtgtgtgtgcatatgtgtgcctGCGTGTGCCAGGGAGGGGGACACTTTTCAGTCTTCCTCGGCCACAGACCTCCACCTGGACCACACATAGACACAGCTGCTGCCCAGGACGAGTAGGACCAGCACGGTGTGGCTGAGCACGAGGACCCCTACCGCAAAGAGGTACAGGGTTTTGTCACAGTACTCCTGAGGCTGCTGGAAAGGGGGAATGAACTCAGGCAGGTAAACAGAAAAGACCCAGTAATTTCCCAGAAGGaaccagaggaagaggaagaggctgagCAGCAGGTGGAGGTAATACTTGTGCGCGTTCTGCCTCCAGGGGTACTCATCATCGTCATCGTCATCGATCACCACGGCCTTGGACAGAAGCCGCCTCATCCGGGTGGAGTCGTACAGCAGGAGAGACACCTGGGTTGTGCGGGGAGCCGGAGCCGGGTTGGAGGGCACAGCGGCaaagttggggagggaggggatggaagggaggagagagacagagggggagaTTTACTAAGTGCACTCTCTGCAGTTGGAAATGCCACCAAGGagtgaaatttcattttgaagagTTAGAACTGGCAAGAATGAAGGCATCAGTCCTTAGCATccttgtggcttttttttttttttttccagatgtgtCAGTTGCTTTGGACAAGGGATTCATTGACTGAAAGTCATCCCTGCATCCAGAATTTCACGATTGCTCTGGTTTGCTTCCTTGGCCTTGAGGTCAGTTCCCTGGCCTCTCTGACCCCAGGgacctgcccttcctcctcccatgACCACCCCCTGGATGTGGTCGTCAGCTGGAagtgccctcctccctcccccgaccAAATGTCAGTTGTTTAAGCGGCTTGGTCTGTAGCATCTTGTTAGGGCAGCCCGAGCTGACTAGCACAGGTACAAAGTTCTGTTAGGTATGTTGCCTTATTTAAAACGACCCTATGGGATGCATATCACTTTCTTCACTTTAGAAACAAAGGAACAGAGAAGCCCCAGGCTGGCCATTCCAACAGTATGGAAGGTAGAGATGACTCAtccagggagggcttcctggaagagggggtATATTCCAGACCCCTGTGAACAGGAAGAAGTGGGAAGGGGAATCCCCTTTGGAATGCAAGTGGCCTGGCAAAGGTGAAGGGTGGTGGGttcagggaagaggagaaaaccGACTGGAAAGAGCAGGGTGGCCGAGGAGGGCTGGGGAGTCAGGCAGGCGTGGGGTGCACACAAGCTCTGCCATTTACTCCATGTGAGTAAAACCCAAGAGAAACCACCCCTACGCCTCGTTTTCTCACTTGTAAGCTGGAGCTGACAGCACAGCTCAGGTGTAGGTACTCAGCACCCACTTCCCTTCCTGGCAGGGCCCCATCCCCTGGGGGGGATGTGTAAGGAGGGTGAATCCCAgggcctgccctccctgggggCGCTTCCCCATGCTCTGGGCACACCAGGAGCAGTCTGGCACCCAAGGTCCAGGGACCGGGACTGGTCCATGGGCACGTGACATCAGGAGAGAGGAGCTCTCTGGGGTTAAGTCATTTCACAGCTGGTCCAGGAGCAACTGTCCGGGTCCTGCTGCCCAGGCTTTCTGGAACAGGCTCTCTGGTCCCTTCCTCTTCCATCAATCTTTGGCATTGTGAGTTCTTCTACTAATCACCTCTTAGGTGAGCCAGAGCTGATTTTTTGTTCCTTATATTCAAAAAGTCCTTTCTGATAGAAGTACCTGCCTCAAAGGGGTGTTGGAAGGACTGAATGAGTTCACAGTAGGGGCCAGACCCTTAGACAGCACCTCATGGGGTGGCAGCAATTATCACTAAGAAGTGGGATCTTGGAAGATGAGGTGGAGGGTGAGGTAGATAGACGGCCGCTAAATCAGTGTTCTGGGAACTTTCTTCCAACACAGCCTTCAATAACAAGTGCACTCTACATCATGGGCTAGTAGTTGGGCGACAGTGTATCCTCACGGGCTCAGAGAAGTCCTGGTTTATGCTGTGTTTGCTGCATGATTATTATTAGCACCCCCTTGTACACCCAAAAGTGTCCCAGTTGGGATGAATAAATTACATGGTCAACTTCCCCAAACACACATGTGCATCACACAAGACTTGCTAGGCACTCCAATATTgtctattctgttttttttaagtggtCACAACCTAACTAAATTCATTTCATGCTCTTTTAATGAGTCATGACTGTCAGTTCTCTTAGGTAACCCTGGGAAATGTCCACTCACTCCTCCTCCACTTTCTCTTCAATAAAGAGCAGTACGGTGGTACCACAGATGCACTGCAGAAAGGATGCCAGGCATCACTATGCAATGTTCTGAGGGGGTTAAATAGGAAACACTGGCCTCACTAGGAAACCTCTCTGTCTGGGGATTCTAGAAACCTGTTTGCTGTTGCTCTAATGGTTATGGACTCACTGTGTATTACCTCGCTGTGATGGGCACACAGATTTCATTTGGCTTCAAACAGTTTTAgattgccaggaaaaaaaaatcaatgctgtTTATTAGGGCCCTGGCttgtccattaaaataaattacctttGGGTTCTGGGCTGGCTTTCATAAAGGAAAAATTCGCTGTTACTAAGAGGAGCAGACCCCATGGACAGTAACATCTCTAAAGGAAAAGTTCTGCCTCACAGCCTGATTATGAGATCGTCTAGTGagagagggtggggcaggggtaaTTACTGCTGAAAACTCTGCCCTTGTTTTGGGCATCTCTATGGCATTCAGTCCATCAGAGCTTTCCCCTAACACTGTGGGGCCACAGGGGATACACAGCCCTGTTGATCCAAGAGCCTCTGGGTTTCCTTGGCGCTATATCCCACTGGGATGTTGTTAACAGAAAGGATCACATGTATTTGTACATTCCAGAACACTGCCCACAAGACCACCGCCAAAAGATGAGGGCATTTAATAGTGAGGTGATCTCAGACACAGAAGGCTCCAAACACTTGCTCCAAATCATACATGTTTCCCAAGACAGAACAGAGCTTGTGGCTACTGACTGTATATGAGAATAGCCATCTTGAAGACATTCCTCTGATGTCTCAGACCAACATCGTGACCAACGCCACTGGCTAGCCTCTTTTGAAGAACTCAAGAATCAGAAGAAAGCTGACAAAGAAACCAGACAGTGGGTCCAAATGAAATTTGATATATGACactcttcattctgttttttcttgagtTAGCCCATCATTTTTATGAAACCAGTTTGGAAAAATGGACGCGTGTTTTCTAGCTTTTGATACAGAAAGCTTTGAAATGGGCTTAGATGGCTGGGAAGGGTCATTGATAAATGAAGGCAGACCTAAGATGTTTTAGACCTAAGGCACTTTCGGCAGGTGTGATATTTCTGTGGGCCAGggattttgaaaacttaattgCAGGTTATGTGGGAACCTTGGTATTTCTTCTTCCATCACTTCTC of Camelus ferus isolate YT-003-E chromosome 14, BCGSAC_Cfer_1.0, whole genome shotgun sequence contains these proteins:
- the TMEM272 gene encoding transmembrane protein 272 encodes the protein MPGGVEKACHRCISKIASNACFIVLLFTFLALPLSMAFTGMKFLEDCPIQPLIPLYLLVGGIIGALKVSLLLYDSTRMRRLLSKAVVIDDDDDDEYPWRQNAHKYYLHLLLSLFLFLWFLLGNYWVFSVYLPEFIPPFQQPQEYCDKTLYLFAVGVLVLSHTVLVLLVLGSSCVYVWSRWRSVAEED